The Methanocella arvoryzae MRE50 DNA window CTCCGCAGTTCTTGGCGAGACGGTTGATGCTGTCGTCAGACGACTCCAGGTGGAACTGTAAGCCCAGCACTTTTCCGCCGTTGTACTCAAAAGCCTGGTTCTCGCAGGCCTCGCTGTAGGCCAGTCGCGTTGCGCCCGCAGGGATGCCGAACGTGTCGCCGTGCCAGTGGAAGGCTATGAACCTGTCGGGCAGTGCTCCGAAAACGGGGGAAGCCTTGCCCTCCGGCGTCTTCACGACCTCGTACCACCCGATCTCCTTTTCCTTGTTAGGTGTCACCTTAGCGCCGAGCACGTCGGCGATCATCTGTGCGCCGAGGCAGACGCCGAGGACCAGCTTTCCGGCATCGATGGCTTCTTTGATGAACTTTTTCTCCCGCACCAGCCAGGGGTAGTCCTTTTCCTCGTAGATGTTCATTGGGCCGCCCATGACGATGAGCCAGTCGAAGCTCTTCAGGTCAGGCAGGGCTTCGTCGTAGTACAGGACAGTCTTGGTGACGGTATGGCCCTTGTTTTTAGCCCATACCTGAATGTTGGCGATGTTTTCGAACGGGACGTGCTGAAGGTAATGCAGGCGCATGTAGATCTCCTCCCTCTTTACAAAATATTTTCGAGTATCTGCACCGCATCCCTGACACAGGCTGTGCACTTGACGTTGATCAGGTTCCTGCTGGCGAACTCTGCCTTGCCCTCAGGGGTGTTCAGGTCGCAGCCCAGAACCTCCTTACAGACGACAGATCCGTGGCGAGCCTTGAACTCGTCCATGAACCGCCGGGAAATCTCGTAGGTCTTTTCCTTAGCTTTGAGGTCGTCGATCGTGCACCGCCCGTGCCTGAGGCCGATGGCCATCAGCCCTCCGGAGACTGCGCCGCAGACGTTACCCGTGCTGGCGATCCCGCCGCCGAAGGCAGTAGCCACTTTTAGGGCTGTACAGGAGTCCATACCCATGTCGCCTGAAAATGCAGTGAACACTGACTGCGAGCAGTTGAAGCCTGATTTGAAACACTCGACCGCCAGGTCGCTCTTGCTTTTTCCATCGCCGCTCATGTAATACCACTTCTAGAGTAACTGGCCTTTCGAGACCATAATAACTTTGCCACCCACCTTCACTGCAATATGGCCAGGCTGCCGGGAAGCTTTGAGCCGCAGCAGGGATGGCCGGCCCATATCGTACCCCTGCTCTACTCGCACGTCAACATTTACTTCTCCGAAATACCGGTGCTCGACCAGATATCCCCCAAGACAGCCGCAAGCGCTGCCGGTTGCCGGATCCTCCGGCATGGTCTGGAAGATGGTGAGCATGCGGGCTGCCAGCTGGTTTTCGCTGCTTCCGGGCTCGGCGGAGAACAGGTAGATCATGTCTCGCCCGTGAGTCTTAGAAAAGGCCTCGAAA harbors:
- a CDS encoding type 1 glutamine amidotransferase, whose product is MRLHYLQHVPFENIANIQVWAKNKGHTVTKTVLYYDEALPDLKSFDWLIVMGGPMNIYEEKDYPWLVREKKFIKEAIDAGKLVLGVCLGAQMIADVLGAKVTPNKEKEIGWYEVVKTPEGKASPVFGALPDRFIAFHWHGDTFGIPAGATRLAYSEACENQAFEYNGGKVLGLQFHLESSDDSINRLAKNCGDELVDGKHIQKKAELIGQDEKLRTIYCHMCALLDAMEKAKKP
- a CDS encoding C-GCAxxG-C-C family protein, which translates into the protein MSGDGKSKSDLAVECFKSGFNCSQSVFTAFSGDMGMDSCTALKVATAFGGGIASTGNVCGAVSGGLMAIGLRHGRCTIDDLKAKEKTYEISRRFMDEFKARHGSVVCKEVLGCDLNTPEGKAEFASRNLINVKCTACVRDAVQILENIL